From Primulina huaijiensis isolate GDHJ02 chromosome 15, ASM1229523v2, whole genome shotgun sequence, one genomic window encodes:
- the LOC140958420 gene encoding RING-H2 finger protein ATL51-like gives MGSVGNPNPWATYDNFKDCSQAVCSIYCPQFCYLIFPPPPPSDDDSGSSFSPLIIAVIGVLATGLLLVSYYIILSRYCKRRDDHNIVVGTDEVRSETGNDSGQIPSNGLDESLINNITVFKYQKSDGSVEVSDCAVCLSEFQENESLRLLPKCSHAFHLPCIDTWLKSHSNCPLCRAGVVVVAHPTTPPEAGTLSSAAVSASPFEVHRRNDLTLVVDDQECHEQVVVSLQNHQEMRDMNTGSDQENEQFRRSISSGTFSCRRHLLISDVLKIEEDLEFGTIEHWKSIGSSNGFGFEGSESSPVDVKRSISSGTMYVQSS, from the coding sequence ATGGGTTCTGTAGGAAATCCAAATCCTTGGGCAACCTACGACAATTTTAAGGATTGTTCACAGGCAGTCTGCAGCATATATTGCCCACAATTCTGCTACTTGATCTTCCCTCCGCCGCCGCCATCGGACGATGATTCCGGCAGCTCTTTCTCCCCTTTGATCATCGCCGTGATTGGTGTTTTAGCAACCGGTTTGCTCTTAGTAAGTTACTACATAATCCTTTCAAGATACTGCAAGAGAAGAGATGATCACAATATAGTTGTAGGGACGGATGAGGTTCGTAGCGAGACGGGGAATGATTCGGGCCAGATTCCGTCTAATGGATTGGATGAATCGCTCATCAATAATATAACTGTTTTCAAGTATCAGAAGAGTGATGGATCGGTGGAAGTGAGTGATTGTGCAGTCTGTCTTAGTGAGTTCCAAGAGAACGAGTCCCTCAGGCTTTTGCCAAAGTGCAGCCACGCTTTTCACCTCCCTTGTATCGACACATGGCTTAAATCTCACTCGAATTGCCCGTTGTGTCGTGCCGGTGTTGTGGTTGTGGCTCATCCGACCACCCCTCCGGAGGCAGGGACTCTGTCCTCCGCGGCTGTAAGCGCGAGCCCTTTCGAGGTTCATCGCCGCAATGACTTGACATTGGTGGTGGACGATCAAGAATGTCATGAACAAGTGGTTGTGAGCCTACAAAATCATCAAGAAATGAGGGATATGAACACAGGAAGTGATCAAGAAAACGAGCAGTTTAGGAGATCGATTTCGTCAGGCACATTTTCATGCCGGCGACACTTATTGATCTCCGATGTGCTGAAAATTGAAGAAGATCTGGAATTTGGAACTATCGAGCATTGGAAGAGTATCGGATCCTCTAACGGGTTCGGTTTCGAAGGAAGCGAATCTAGTCCCGTGGATGTGAAGAGGTCCATTTCTTCAGGGACAATGTATGTTCAGAGTTCATGA